A genomic window from Erythrobacter sp. BLCC-B19 includes:
- the cysD gene encoding sulfate adenylyltransferase subunit CysD, which produces MSARPSPAALTHLARLEAEAIHIMREVVAQAEKPVMMYSVGKDSAVMLHLAKKAFYPSPPPFPLLHVDTTWKFQDMYALREKAAADAGMELLVWQNPEAAEKGINPFDHGPLHTDMWKTEGLKQALDHYGFDAAFGGARRDEEKSRAKERIFSFRTASHGWDPKNQRPELWNLYNAKKAKGESIRVFPISNWTELDIWQYIQLNRIEIVPLYFSAVRPTFEWEGQLFMADDIPRLERVLGYRPEITERSIRFRTLGCFPLTGAVESAATTLSEVIQETLLTTTSERQGRVIDKDAGGAGMEKKKQEGYF; this is translated from the coding sequence ATGTCCGCCCGACCCAGCCCTGCCGCCCTTACCCACCTCGCCCGCCTTGAGGCCGAGGCGATCCACATCATGCGCGAAGTCGTCGCACAGGCGGAAAAGCCGGTGATGATGTATTCGGTGGGCAAGGACAGCGCAGTGATGCTGCACCTCGCCAAGAAGGCCTTCTACCCCTCGCCCCCGCCCTTCCCGCTGCTCCATGTCGACACGACCTGGAAGTTTCAGGATATGTACGCCCTGCGCGAAAAGGCTGCGGCCGATGCCGGGATGGAGCTGCTCGTCTGGCAGAACCCCGAGGCGGCCGAAAAGGGCATCAACCCCTTCGACCACGGCCCGCTGCACACCGATATGTGGAAGACCGAGGGGCTGAAGCAGGCGCTCGACCATTACGGCTTCGATGCAGCCTTCGGCGGCGCGCGGCGCGACGAGGAGAAGAGCCGCGCCAAGGAGCGCATCTTCAGCTTCCGCACCGCCAGCCACGGCTGGGACCCCAAGAACCAGCGCCCGGAACTGTGGAACCTCTACAACGCCAAGAAGGCCAAGGGCGAAAGCATCCGCGTCTTCCCGATCAGCAACTGGACCGAGCTCGACATCTGGCAGTATATCCAGCTCAACCGGATCGAGATCGTGCCGCTCTATTTCTCCGCCGTGCGCCCGACCTTCGAATGGGAAGGCCAGCTGTTCATGGCCGATGATATCCCCCGGCTTGAACGCGTGCTCGGCTACCGCCCGGAGATCACCGAAAGGTCGATCCGCTTCCGCACGCTGGGCTGCTTCCCGCTGACCGGCGCGGTCGAGAGCGCTGCCACCACGCTGTCGGAAGTCATTCAAGAAACCCTCCTCACCACCACCAGCGAGCGCCAGGGCCGCGTGATCGACAAGGATGCGGGCGGTGCCGGCATGGAGAAGAAGAAGCAGGAAGGTTACTTTTGA
- a CDS encoding HpcH/HpaI aldolase/citrate lyase family protein yields MRMRSWLFAPGDSEKKMAKALAGPADIVLLDLEDAVAIEAKPQARAMVRAFLEANAADRARIWVRINPLDGPHTLDDLVAIMPGQPGGLMLPKCNGRQDVERLDHTLSAFEAVHGLVRGSTGVIPLVTETAEGMFHTGSYKGAPRLAALTWGAEDLADALGASSNRLPDGRYSFTYELARSLTLVGAASAGVPAIDTIMGDFRDLEGLRLRAESVRREGFRGMLAIHPAQVEVINAAFTPSADELAEAREIVAIFAANPGVGAIGWKGGMLDRPYLSRAQALLAQAGE; encoded by the coding sequence ATGAGAATGCGTTCCTGGCTGTTCGCGCCGGGTGACAGCGAGAAGAAGATGGCCAAGGCGCTGGCCGGGCCTGCCGATATCGTGCTGCTCGATCTGGAAGATGCGGTTGCAATCGAAGCCAAGCCGCAGGCCCGCGCGATGGTGCGCGCGTTCCTCGAAGCGAACGCCGCGGATCGGGCGCGGATCTGGGTGCGGATCAACCCGCTCGACGGGCCGCATACGCTCGATGATCTGGTCGCGATCATGCCCGGTCAGCCCGGCGGCCTCATGCTGCCCAAGTGCAATGGACGGCAGGATGTCGAACGGCTCGACCACACGCTTTCGGCCTTCGAGGCGGTGCATGGGTTGGTGCGCGGCTCGACCGGGGTGATCCCGCTCGTCACCGAGACCGCCGAAGGAATGTTCCACACCGGCAGCTACAAGGGCGCACCGCGCCTTGCTGCGCTGACCTGGGGGGCAGAAGATCTCGCCGACGCGCTCGGGGCCAGCAGCAATCGCCTTCCCGACGGCCGCTACAGCTTCACCTACGAGCTCGCGCGCAGCCTCACGCTGGTCGGGGCGGCGAGCGCCGGGGTGCCGGCCATCGACACGATCATGGGGGATTTCCGCGATCTCGAAGGCCTGCGCCTGCGCGCCGAGTCCGTGCGGCGCGAAGGGTTTCGCGGGATGCTGGCGATCCACCCGGCGCAGGTCGAGGTGATCAACGCTGCCTTCACGCCCTCTGCAGACGAGCTTGCCGAAGCGCGCGAGATCGTGGCGATCTTCGCCGCCAATCCGGGGGTGGGCGCGATCGGCTGGAAGGGCGGGATGCTCGACCGCCCCTATCTCAGCCGCGCACAGGCCTTGCTGGCGCAAGCGGGCG